The genomic interval AAATCctatgcaacaattttttcaaTCTATTTCGAAATGTCTTTTCACATATCTGTAAAGCCGTAAACTCTCGTACACAATGCGAATAAAATCATCGCCGTGAGAagatgttttttatttttgttttaatataaacaaataaaaattccaTTCGTTTTTATAGGCTAAAAATAGTCAAAGTTTGTCTATAAATAGACTTCCGTGCTGTCGCagtcaatttatttatatatattaaattggttttttaatttattcgaATTTTACATATGTGCAATTTAATTCGTAGCATGGCTATATATTATAGATTATATTACTtttaacaatataaaaaatattagaatttaaaatgtaaGTAAGGTGATTACTATTTTTACAAAGTTTTTATTCCAGTTGTTTATTTGAAACTCAAGTAGTAAAGCTGGATTATTTGTGCGAAGAATATTACCCAGaatcataattattatttttacgtGCTCGTTTGTTTGTTAGgaattaagaatatatattacgGCAATTCAGGGCAGGCACaaagttttatttaacatGATTAAATACCAACTATTAATATCAAAAACTAAGATAACAGTACAGAGTTATCGTTTTGATATGCACATGTAcgaattaaatgcaaattcatggcaatttcatttattagGCAAGATAGGCAGAAAAACACATATAGTACATATGTGAACATTTCTGTGGATCTAAAAACatgaatttaatatttgtgaaatttatattattggcAGCCAAATAGAAAACGCGCGAAAACCCGTATTTCGTTTAAACATTGGCAACAGCAGATATTAACTTTTTGTAAACCTCGATGCCATTCAGATAGGTATCTGCGCGCAGAAATTCATCATGATCATGCAACAGTAAAGGAGTCTTATTGATTGGCGAAAATCCCAAAGCCGGAATGCCTGCATGCCGGACGTATCGGCTATCGGTGGCGCCAGGGAACACGCGGTATCGTGTTTTTAGACCTCTGTAAGAGCACAATAAAACTTACAATCATAATTCGTCAAACCCAATAATACATACATTTCGTCTAATGCTTTCTTAAAAGCCACCCAATATATATTCGATTCATCTGTCTTGGTCGGCTCTACATATGGGTTTTTCATCTCGAAATCAAGTTCAATGCCGCCGCCAGCCTCTGCGCACCATTCGCGAATTTGCTTCTCGAAGGCATCTACATCGACTGTTATAGCGATTCGAATATCAAAGACAACCTCTAGCAAAGGTGGTACTACATTGCTTTGCACTCCTCCACGTAATTGTGTCAGGTTAACGGTGGTTACATCACCAATGTCAATGTTGGAGTCTTCTTTAAGTCGTTTCACCTGTGATTCACGGAACTCCATCATTTTATTCACAATATAATGGAGCTTCTCGCCAGCTGTGTTGGGTAACAACAGGGAACCGTGACCCGCAGTTCCACTGATCTTAAGCTTTAGATCTGAAATAACATTCATGGTGATATTTGCTTTATGGAAAGTTGTGTCTGACTTACGCCACAATGTTCTTTCGGCATAGTAAACGGCGTAGGTTTCATCCTCACTGGAAATACCCTCGTCAAAACTGAATCCGACGTTTAGTTTCTTGAAGTAATCACTCTTCACCAGCTCGCGCATGCCTAGATGACCCCCAACCTCTTCATCAGGCACGTAGGTAAGGTAAACAGTACGCTTTGGCTGGAAGCCGCTGGCTTTGAGGGCGCGAATGGCACCCAGATATTGAGTTCCAACGCACTTCATGTCCTGCGAGCCACGCGCATAAATGCGACCTTCGTCATCTAGATCGGCGCTGAAAGGACCGTGGGTCCACTTGTCAGCAAAAACGGGCACAACATCGGTGTGCGAGTTCAGAATAATGGAAGGTAATTCAGGCTCCTTGCCTAGCCATTTCATTACCACGACGGGATTGGATTCGTTAACGGGATAAAGAACATCCACCGGCAGTCCCAAGCTGTCTGCCTGACGTTTCAAGAATTCTACACAAGCGGCTGTAAAACGCAGACATTTAATCTTTATAACATGTGTAAAATTGCTTATCTTATTGCactttttgtagtttttacGATATTTACTATCTCAGAAAACTTACTGTAATCCACATTTGGATGCACTGTTGGAATACGCAGGTATTCGcggaaaattttaatttcctcATTGTTTTCCCACTCGGACTTGCTCATTTCAAACAGAATCTGCGTATATTAAACGaggtatatatttttaatggaaTGTGAAActtaatgtatataaatttttaatggaATGTGCGAATTTTGATATTTGCCAATCAGCTGACTGTTGTGGCGGGATCAGCTGTTCACAGCCTCAAAATACCTTCTCAACACTGGCAGCGATCGTCGACGACTGCGGTCGTTCGGGCGCGCAACTGTTTAAATACGCcagcaaaatccaaatgccAGACGATATTATCTCGTTTCTGAGGTTTTCGCAGCTTATCAGCTTTAAATTCAGGAATATTGCCATTaactttattgtttgtttatttatagtttGGTCGCGGTTTATCAGAAACGTTTGTTTACAATTC from Drosophila virilis strain 15010-1051.87 chromosome 2, Dvir_AGI_RSII-ME, whole genome shotgun sequence carries:
- the LOC6630824 gene encoding aminoacylase-1 encodes the protein MSKSEWENNEEIKIFREYLRIPTVHPNVDYTACVEFLKRQADSLGLPVDVLYPVNESNPVVVMKWLGKEPELPSIILNSHTDVVPVFADKWTHGPFSADLDDEGRIYARGSQDMKCVGTQYLGAIRALKASGFQPKRTVYLTYVPDEEVGGHLGMRELVKSDYFKKLNVGFSFDEGISSEDETYAVYYAERTLWHLKLKISGTAGHGSLLLPNTAGEKLHYIVNKMMEFRESQVKRLKEDSNIDIGDVTTVNLTQLRGGVQSNVVPPLLEVVFDIRIAITVDVDAFEKQIREWCAEAGGGIELDFEMKNPYVEPTKTDESNIYWVAFKKALDEIGLKTRYRVFPGATDSRYVRHAGIPALGFSPINKTPLLLHDHDEFLRADTYLNGIEVYKKLISAVANV